A section of the Corvus hawaiiensis isolate bCorHaw1 chromosome 16, bCorHaw1.pri.cur, whole genome shotgun sequence genome encodes:
- the LOC125334113 gene encoding septin-12-like isoform X2, whose product MEPPAVPEEEEEEAVPLSVAPGPVGCQLFGYVGIEAVLDQMKIKTMKTGFEFNIMVVGQSGLGKSTMVNTLFKSKVSRKSSQPGQEERIPKTVQLQSITHVIEEKGVKMKLTVTDTPGFGDQINNENCWDPIMKYINEQYEKYLREEILITRKRKIPDTRVHGCVYFVPPTGHWLRPLDLEFMRRLSKIVNVVPVIAKADTLTLEERAEFKQRIQEDLKTHAISVYPQEDFDQDPEDRALNDRIREKIPFAVVGADQEHQVNGKRVLGRKTKWGIIEVENPAHCEFPLLRDLLIRSHLQDLKDITHNVHYESYRVRRLNESNRPGPSPLNGLPAKGEASSHL is encoded by the exons ATGGAGCCGCCGGCCGtgccggaggaggaggaggaggaggcggtgCCCCTCTCCGTGGCGCCCGGCCCCGTGGGTTGCCAGCTCTTTGGATACGTGGGAATCGAAGCTGTGCTCGACCAGATGAAAATCAAAACCATGAAGACGGGCTTTGAGTTCAACATCATGGTTGTGG GGCAGAGCGGGCTGGGGAAGTCCACGATGGTGAACACCCTCTTCAAGTCCAAGGTGAGCCGCAAATCCTCACAGCCCGGCCAGGAGGAACGTATTCCCAAAACAGTGCAGCTCCAGTCCATCACCCATG TCATCGAAGAGAAGGGGGTGAAGATGAAGCTGACAGTGACTGACACACCAGGGTTCGGGGACCAGATCAACAATGAGAACTG CTGGGACCCCATCATGAAATACATCAACGAGCAGTACGAGAAGTACCTGCGGGAGGAGATCCTCATCACCCGCAAGAGGAAGATCCCGGACACTCGGGTCCACGGATGCGTCTACTTTGTCCCCCCCACAGGTCACTG GCTGCGCCCGCTGGACCTGGAGTTCATGCGGCGGCTCAGCAAGATCGTCAACGTGGTGCCGGTGATTGCCAAAGCTGACACGCTCACCCTGGAGGAACGGGCAGAGTTCAAGCAGCGG ATCCAGGAGGACCTGAAGACCCACGCCATCAGCGTGTACCCGCAGGAGGACTTCGACCAGGACCCCGAAGACAGGGCACTGAACGACAGAATTCGT GAGAAGATCCCTTTCGCCGTGGTGGGGGCAGACCAGGAGCACCAGGTGAACGGCAAACGGGTGCTGGGCCGCAAGACCAAGTGGGGCATCATTGAAG TGGAGAACCCGGCACACTGCGAGTTCCCCCTCCTGCGGGACCTGCTGATCCG GTCACACCTGCAGGACCTGAAGGACATCACCCACAACGTCCACTACGAGAGTTACCGCGTGCGGCGGCTGAACGAGAGCAACCGGCCGGGGCCGAGCCCCCTCAATGGGCTGCCCGCCAAGGGCGAGGCCAGCAGCCACCTCTGA
- the LOC125334126 gene encoding myeloid-associated differentiation marker-like yields MAVATVNLRALTSWVGITRLFAVVLSCLAFSLVASTGDFGGPYGTWCMFTWCFCFVVTLLVLLLELLELYPLLPLSWDDFTSAFSMLAALMVFTSSVIFPATFIISPCSSNQCARQAVATTASCLCFLAYAAEVALTRAKPGDISSFLSTVPGLLKVFEAYVACLIFSLLDEYNGEPGLMWCVAVYSICFIITLLIIIFTIGRCLTYIPCPLEKMLVGYNFLALLMYLTTTILWPLYNFRGRSRPDSCDRNCSWNKHLGVTFLTIFNLIAYLVDLIFSTRMVFVRAPP; encoded by the coding sequence ATGGCCGTGGCCACGGTGAACCTGCGCGCCCTGACCTCCTGGGTGGGCATCACCCGGCTCTTTGCCGTCGTGCTGTCCTGCCTCGCCTTCAGCTTGGTGGCCTCCACCGGGGACTTTGGGGGTCCCTACGGGACGTGGTGCATGTTCACGTGGTGCTTCTGCTTCGTTGTGacgctgctggtgctgctgctggagctgctggagctctaCCCCCTGCTGCCGCTCTCCTGGGATGACTTCACCTCAGCTTTCTCCATGCTGGCGGCTCTGATGGTCTTCACCTCCTCGGTGATCTTCCCTGCCACCTTCATcatcagcccctgcagcagcaaCCAGTGTGCCCGGCAGGCCGTGGCCACCACCgcctcctgcctctgcttcctCGCCTACGCCGCCGAGGTGGCGCTGACCCGCGCCAAGCCAGGGGACATCAGCAGCTTCCTCTCCACCGTGCCTGGACTCCTCAAGGTCTTTGAAGCCTACGTGGCTTGCCTGATCTTCTCCTTGCTGGATGAATACAATGGGGAACCTGGCCTGATGTGGTGCGTGGCTGTCTACTCCATCTGCTTCATCATCACCCtcctcatcatcatcttcaCCATCGGCCGCTGCCTCACCTACATTCCCTGCCCGCTGGAGAAGATGCTGGTGGGGTACAACTTCCTGGCCCTGCTGATGTACCTCACCACCACCATCCTCTGGCCCCTCTACAACTTCAGGGGACGCAGCCGCCCCGACTCCTGCGACAGGAACTGCTCGTGGAACAAGCACCTGGGGGTCACCTTCCTCACCATCTTCAACCTCATCGCCTACTTGGTGGACCTGATCTTCTCCACCAGGATGGTCTTTGTCAGGGCACCTCCCTAA